TGTGGTTGTTGTTTCTCATGACCGTTATTTTCTGGACAGAGTGGTCCGGCGTATTCTGGCTTTCGAATATGACGGAAAGATACAGCAGTATGAAGGCGGTTACAGTGACTATCTGCTGGCTTATGACCTCCGCCATCCCGACAACGGCGGCGCTGATGCCGGAAAGCAGGCCGGGGCTGCAGACGGTACAGCCACAAAAAGAAAGGCGGAGAAACCAAAAGGTCAGCAAAAACTCAGGTTCACATTCAAAGAACAAAGAGAATACGAAACAATCGATGATGATATTGCACTTTTGGAAGAAAAAATAGCGGAGACAGAAGAAGAAATTCTGAAGGCCGCCACAGATTTTGTAAAACTGAATGAGCTGTCAGTCAGAAAAACTGGGTTGGAACAGGAACTGGAAGAGAAAATGGAACGGTGGATATATTTGAACGAGCTGAATGAGAAAATTCAGGCCGGCATACGGACCGATGAAAAAACCCAAAAGTGACAGAATTCGTGTATTTTTCGTGATACAACGTCATGAAACATAGACAATTCATCCAGAGGATGCTATAATTTACTATAAGCCTGTGCCGGGTGTGCAAATCCGGCATGAAAAAGGGCAGAGACAGACCAATGTAGTTCATAAATGCCCTCACCGGAAGCGAATTTTCAGGTGACGACTTAATTAAAGCCATTTGATCACATTGTCATATCTATGTAAGGAGGATTATTATAATGGCAAGAAAGATGAAAACCATGGATGGTAATCATGCTGCAGCACATGCATCTTATGCATATTCGGATGTTGCGGCTATTTACCCGATTACACCATCATCTGTTATGGCAGAGGCCACAGATGAATGGGCAACCCAGGGAAGGAAGAACATTTTCGGACGCGAGGTTCGTGTGACAGAGATGCAGTCTGAAGCAGGTGCGGCAGGTGCAGTACACGGAGCCTTATCCGCAGGTGCTCTTACCACAACCTATACAGCTTCTCAGGGATTACTCCTGATGATTCCGAATCTGTATAAGATTGCTGGTGAGCAGTTACCGGGTGTTATTAACGTATCCGCACGTGCAATTGCAAGCCATGCACTGTCGATTTTTGGCGACCACTCTGATATCTATGCCTGTCGTCAGACCGGATGTGCGATGCTTTGTGAGTCCAGCGTACAGGAAGTTATGGATCTGACACCGGTTGCGCACTGTTCAGCAATCAAGGGCAAAGTTCCGTTCATTAATTTCTTTGATGGATTCCGTACTTCCCACGAGATTCAGAAGATTGAAACCTGGGATTATGAGGATCTGAAAGATATGGTGGATCTGGATGCGATTAATGATTTCAGACATAATGCACTGAACCCAAGCCACCCGGATCACAGAGGTTCCGCACAGAACCCTGATATCTTCTTCCAGGCAAGAGAGGCATGTAATACTGCTTACGATGCGCTTCCGGCTGTCGTACAGAACTACATGGACAAAGTAAATGAAAAAATCGGCACCAACTATAAACTGTTCAACTACTATGGTGCCCCGGATGCAGAGCACGTAATCGTAGCGATGGGTTCTGTCTGTGAAACCATTGATGAGACAATTGATTACCTGATGGCAGCCGGAAAGAAAGTTGGTGTTATCAAGGTTCGTCTTTACAGACCATTCAGCGTGTCCGCATTTGTTGAGACAATTCCGGATTCTGTAAAGCAGATTTCTGTACTGGACAGAACAAAAGAACCCGGTTCTATCGGAGAGCCGCTGTATCTGGATGTTGTAGCAGCTCTTAAAGGAAGCAAATTTGAGAACACTCCAATATTCACTGGCCGTTATGGCTTAGGCTCTAAAGACACAACACCTGCACAGATCGTTGCTGTATATAATAATACAGAAAAGTGCAGATTCACAATTGGTATTGTGGATGATGTCACACACCTTTCACTGGATACAGAGGAAGGCCTGATTACAACGCCGGAAGGAACAATTAACTGTAAGTTCTGGGGTCTTGGATCGGATGGAACAGTCGGTGCAAACAAGAATTCCATTAAGATTATCGGCGATAATACAGACATGTATGCTCAGGCATATTTTGACTATGACTCAAAGAAATCCGGCGGCATTACGATGTCTCACCTGCGCTTTGGGAAAGAGCCGATTAAATCTACTTACCTGATCCGCAAAGCCAATTTTGTGGCCTGTCACAATCCTTCTTATGTGGATAAGTACAACATGGTTCAGGAACTGGTAGACGGGGGAACATTCCTGCTGAACTGCCCATGGGATATGGAAGGTCTTGAGAAGCATCTTCCGGGACAGGTAAAGGCATTTATTGCAAACCACAATATCAAGTTCTATGTGATTGATGGTGTTAAGATCGGTATTGAAACCGGCATGGGACCAACACGTATCAATACGATTCTGCAATCTGCATTCTTTAAGCTGGCCAACATCATTCCGGAGGAAAAGGCGATCGAGCTGATGAAAGCAGCAGCGAAAGCCACTTACGGACGTAAGGGTGATGATATTGTTCAGAAGAACTGGGCAGCGATCGACGAAGGTGCAAAGCAGGCTGTTGAAATTCAGGTTCCGGAAAGTTGGAAAGATGCGGCGGATGAAGGTCTGAATATGACACATGCGGAAAGCGGAAGAAAAGATGTTATTGATTTCGTTAACAACGTTCAGGCAAAAGTAAGTGCACAGGAAGGTAATTCATTGCCTGTATCCGCATTTATGGATTATGTGGATGGTTCCACACCGTCTGGATCTTCTGCATATGAGAAACGTGGTATTGCGGTTAATATACCTATATGGAATCCGGATAACTGTATTCAGTGTAACAGATGTGGGTATGTTTGTCCGCATGCTGTAATCCGTCCGTTTGCCATGACAGATGAAGAAGTGGCGGCTGCTCCGGAAGGAATGAAGACACTGCCGATGATCGGCATGCCGGAATATAAGTTCACAATCTCTGTTTCTGCCCTTGACTGTACAGGATGCGGTTCCTGTGCGAATACCTGTCCGGGTAAGAAGGGCGAGAAGGCTCTTGTTATGCAGAATATGGAAGAGAACGTGGGTACCGGAAAATACTTCGATTATGCAGTAGAGCTTCCGGAAAAACAGGAAGTTATTGATAAATTTAAAGTA
The window above is part of the Novisyntrophococcus fermenticellae genome. Proteins encoded here:
- the nifJ gene encoding pyruvate:ferredoxin (flavodoxin) oxidoreductase, translating into MARKMKTMDGNHAAAHASYAYSDVAAIYPITPSSVMAEATDEWATQGRKNIFGREVRVTEMQSEAGAAGAVHGALSAGALTTTYTASQGLLLMIPNLYKIAGEQLPGVINVSARAIASHALSIFGDHSDIYACRQTGCAMLCESSVQEVMDLTPVAHCSAIKGKVPFINFFDGFRTSHEIQKIETWDYEDLKDMVDLDAINDFRHNALNPSHPDHRGSAQNPDIFFQAREACNTAYDALPAVVQNYMDKVNEKIGTNYKLFNYYGAPDAEHVIVAMGSVCETIDETIDYLMAAGKKVGVIKVRLYRPFSVSAFVETIPDSVKQISVLDRTKEPGSIGEPLYLDVVAALKGSKFENTPIFTGRYGLGSKDTTPAQIVAVYNNTEKCRFTIGIVDDVTHLSLDTEEGLITTPEGTINCKFWGLGSDGTVGANKNSIKIIGDNTDMYAQAYFDYDSKKSGGITMSHLRFGKEPIKSTYLIRKANFVACHNPSYVDKYNMVQELVDGGTFLLNCPWDMEGLEKHLPGQVKAFIANHNIKFYVIDGVKIGIETGMGPTRINTILQSAFFKLANIIPEEKAIELMKAAAKATYGRKGDDIVQKNWAAIDEGAKQAVEIQVPESWKDAADEGLNMTHAESGRKDVIDFVNNVQAKVSAQEGNSLPVSAFMDYVDGSTPSGSSAYEKRGIAVNIPIWNPDNCIQCNRCGYVCPHAVIRPFAMTDEEVAAAPEGMKTLPMIGMPEYKFTISVSALDCTGCGSCANTCPGKKGEKALVMQNMEENVGTGKYFDYAVELPEKQEVIDKFKVNTVKGSQFKKPLLEFSGACAGCGETPYARLITQLFGDRMYIANATGCSSIWGNSSPSTPYTVNPQGHGPAWSNSLFEDNAEFGYGMLLAQKALRAGLKDKVETVLNSDEASEEAKTACKEYLDTFENGALNGDAANKLVAALKGCDCDACKEIVSNEDFLAKKSQWIFGGDGWAYDIGFGGLDHVLASGQDINIMVFDTEVYSNTGGQSSKSTPTGAVAQFAAGGKDVKKKDLAGIAMSYGYVYVAHIAMGADFNQTVKAITEAEAYPGPSLIIAYAPCINHGIKMGMGKSQMEEEKAVKTGYWHNYRFNPALKEEGKAAFILDSKAPTESYQDFLEGEVRYNSLKRANPEKAEKLFAKAEQDAKERYEYLKRLVTLYGEE